A genomic segment from Alistipes senegalensis JC50 encodes:
- a CDS encoding DUF4924 family protein codes for MDIAKSKRRENIAEYILYLWQLEDLLRALQFSPEAIFSTLIAPRKDIGEEQKHVFLLWYMDLANLLRQEGKEEKGHLEHTLHLIQDMHDLHLQLMKLPVGEHYRATYAHLEPELPRLRAVLGNPGMSDTELCFRALYAAMLYRIKGEGGKQAVTDTLEYISPVIAELADMYGKVERGEVDLFKTDGK; via the coding sequence ATGGACATCGCCAAATCGAAACGGCGGGAGAACATCGCCGAATACATTCTCTATCTGTGGCAGCTGGAAGACCTGCTCCGGGCGCTGCAATTCAGTCCCGAAGCGATCTTTTCGACGCTCATCGCCCCCCGCAAGGACATCGGCGAGGAGCAGAAGCACGTATTCCTGCTCTGGTACATGGACCTTGCGAACCTGCTCCGGCAGGAGGGCAAGGAGGAGAAAGGTCATCTGGAACACACGCTGCACCTGATTCAGGACATGCACGATCTGCACCTCCAGCTGATGAAACTCCCCGTGGGCGAGCACTACCGCGCCACCTATGCGCATCTCGAACCCGAGCTGCCGCGCCTGCGCGCCGTACTGGGGAATCCGGGGATGAGCGACACGGAACTCTGCTTCCGGGCCCTCTACGCCGCCATGCTCTACCGCATTAAGGGCGAGGGCGGCAAACAGGCCGTCACGGACACGCTCGAATACATCTCCCCGGTGATCGCCGAGCTGGCCGACATGT